A DNA window from Hevea brasiliensis isolate MT/VB/25A 57/8 chromosome 2, ASM3005281v1, whole genome shotgun sequence contains the following coding sequences:
- the LOC110638054 gene encoding late embryogenesis abundant protein At1g64065-like — MVEHEQVRPLAPVTDRTSSDDEESALLLKKLRRRKCMKCCGCITAVLLVPAIVIVILIFTLFRVKNPSIRLNRVIITHLELINNTIPKPGTNMSLIADVSVKNPNIASFKYSNTTSALYYHGELVGEARGPPGRAKARRTLRMNVTVDIITDNLLSNPNLNTEAGTGLLTMDSYSKIPGRVKLLNIIKKHITVKMNCTITVNISSQAIQAQKCRKKVDL, encoded by the coding sequence ATGGTGGAACACGAGCAGGTAAGGCCTCTAGCCCCGGTTACAGACCGCACAAGCAGCGATGACGAAGAATCTGCCCTTCTCTTAAAAAAGCTGCGTCGCAGAAAATGCATGAAATGCTGCGGGTGCATCACAGCAGTATTGCTCGTCCCCGCCATAGTGATCGTTATATTAATTTTCACCCTTTTTCGCGTCAAGAACCCTTCAATCAGATTGAATCGTGTGATCATCACTCATCTCGAGCTAATCAACAACACCATCCCTAAGCCAGGGACCAACATGTCTTTGATTGCAGATGTTTCAGTGAAAAATCCTAACATAGCATCGTTCAAGTATAGTAACACCACTTCAGCCCTTTACTACCATGGAGAGCTTGTCGGGGAGGCTCGAGGCCCGCCAGGCCGCGCAAAAGCGCGACGTACCTTGCGGATGAATGTTACGGTGGATATAATCACTGATAATTTGCTTTCCAACCCAAATCTGAACACTGAAGCGGGCACGGGGCTCCTGACCATGGACAGCTACTCAAAAATTCCAGGGAGGGTCAAACTTCTGAATATTATTAAGAAGCATATTACAGTGAAGATGAATTGCACTATCACAGTTAATATTTCATCCCAGGCAATTCAGGCACAGAAGTGCAGGAAAAAGGTTGACCTTTAG
- the LOC110638065 gene encoding RING-H2 finger protein ATL67 has protein sequence MSTTATAIPAISSPVTTTAPPSSTYLTNLGLGYSIAIALGFLFLLSTLLLASYICCRDSRNRSHNANNNDNNRNNNPNSLSDGIILPRIIFVAEDESDLERDQESATIGLDQAVINSYPKFQFTKDGSLDGNSTTCPICLCEYKDFEMLRMMPECRHYFHLCCIDAWLKLNGSCPVCRNSPLPTPLSTPLSEVVPLSQYAADRRRRR, from the coding sequence ATGTCCACCACCGCCACTGCCATCCCCGCTATTTCTTCACCCGTCACCACCACTGCTCCTCCTTCCTCCACTTACCTCACCAATCTCGGTCTTGGCTATTCCATAGCCATAGCCCTTGGTTTCCTTTTCCTCCTCTCCACTTTACTCCTTGCTTCCTACATCTGCTGCCGTGACTCTCGCAACCGCTCCCACAATGCAAACAACAACGATAACAACCGAAACAACAACCCGAATTCTCTCTCTGATGGCATAATTCTCCCTCGCATTATCTTCGTGGCTGAAGACGAGAGTGACCTTGAACGTGACCAAGAAAGTGCAACAATTGGCCTCGACCAGGCGGTGATCAATTCATATCCGAAATTTCAGTTCACTAAAGATGGGAGTTTGGACGGAAATAGTACTACTTGCCCGATCTGTTTGTGCGAGTACAAGGATTTCGAGATGCTAAGAATGATGCCGGAGTGCAGACATTATTTTCACTTGTGTTGTATCGATGCTTGGCTGAAACTTAATGGGTCTTGTCCGGTATGTCGGAACTCACCGCTTCCGACTCCGCTGTCTACGCCATTGTCGGAGGTGGTGCCACTGTCGCAGTACGCTGCTGATCGAAGGAGGAGGAGGTGA
- the LOC110638015 gene encoding probable WRKY transcription factor 43, with the protein MEGQDAPPLPLPQLPPSLFSPSLLPSSSLQPPFIEPQVLQDIDWVSLLSGQSGVGDQNRPPTMESASVIAEEEKKENKDRMRKSGRIMKKHSRPRFAFQTRSADDILDDGYRWRKYGQKAVKNSSYPRSYYRCTHPTCNVKKQVQRLSKDTSIVVTTYEGIHNHPCEKLMETLTPLLKQMQFFARF; encoded by the exons ATGGAAGGTCAAGATGCCCCACCTCTACCATTACCACAACTGCCACCCTCTCTCTTCTCACCTTCACTTCTTCCTTCCTCATCATTGCAACCTCCCTTTATTGAGCCTCAAGTCCTTCAGGATATTGATTGGGTTAGCCTTCTCTCGGGTCAATCCGGGGTAGGAGATCAGAATAGGCCACCAACGATGGAAAGCGCTTCTGTGATAGCTGAGGAAGAAAAGAAGGAAAACAAAGATAGAATGAGAAAGAGTGGCCGAATCATGAAGAAACATAGTCGGCCTAGGTTTGCTTTTCAAACTAGGAGTGCCGATGATATTCTCGATGACGGCTACCGCTGGAGGAAATATGGCCAGAAAGCTGTGAAAAACAGCTCATATCCCAG GAGTTACTATCGCTGCACCCATCCCACCTGCAATGTGAAGAAGCAAGTCCAAAGACTCTCCAAGGACACGAGCATAGTAGTCACGACTTACGAGGGAATTCATAACCATCCTTGCGAGAAGCTCATGGAAACTCTAACTCCTCTTCTTAAGCAGATGCAGTTCTTCGCTAGGTTCTAA
- the LOC110638066 gene encoding late embryogenesis abundant protein Lea14-A, which produces MSQLVDKAKNFVAEKVANIKKPEATVSDVDLSSVHRDRVEYIAKISVNNPYSHPLPICEVSYTLKSDGRVIASGNMPDPGSLKASDITILNVPVNVPHSILVSLVRDISRDWDIDYELEVGLTIDLPIIGNFTIPLSSKGEVKLPTLSDFF; this is translated from the exons ATGTCGCAGCTGGTGGACAAGGCGAAGAATTTTGTGGCGGAGAAGGTAGCCAACATAAAAAAGCCGGAGGCTACCGTCTCAGACGTGGATCTGAGTAGCGTCCACCGTGATCGCGTAGAATATATTGCCAAGATTTCTGTCAATAATCCATACAGCCATCCACTGCCCATTTGTGAAGTCTCCTACACTCTCAAAAGCGATGGCAG AGTGATTGCATCAGGGAATATGCCTGACCCTGGATCACTGAAGGCAAGTGACATAACAATTCTGAATGTGCCAGTGAATGTGCCGCATAGCATACTAGTGAGCCTGGTGAGGGACATTAGCAGAGACTGGGACATAGACTATGAATTAGAAGTGGGTCTCACCATTGACCTTCCTATCATTGGCAACTTCACCATTCCCCTCTCTAGTAAAGGCGAGGTGAAGCTCCCCACCCTCTCTGATTTCTTCTGA
- the LOC110638029 gene encoding uncharacterized mitochondrial protein AtMg00310: MVAYSKVEAKFLSPVGKEILLRSVVQAIPFYTMSVFLLPLDLCAELECMMNSFWWGSGGRGQGEIRWKRWELLCRLKVVGGLSFHRVYEFNLALLGKQVWGLLSNPNSFVTRVYGAHYFPRSDILQAEFGYNPSYVWCSVWAAIPILRFGLRWNVGSGASISIWQDPWLPSGMNPYVSSVASVISHYQLVC, from the coding sequence ATGGTAGCATATTCAAAGGTGGAAGCAAAATTTTTATCTCCTGTAGGAAAAGAGATTTTATTAAGGTCGGTGGTTCAAGCTATTCCTTTTTACACTATGAGTGTGTTTCTGTTGCCTCTAGATCTGTGTGCTGAGCTTGAATGTATGATGAACTCTTTTTGGTGGGGTTCTGGTGGTAGAGGTCAGGGTGAAATAAGATGGAAGAGATGGGAACTTTTGTGCAGGCTTAAGGTTGTTGGTGGTTTGAGTTTTCACAGGGTTTATGAGTTTAATTTAGCTTTACTGGGAAAGCAAGTTTGGGGATTATTAAGTAATCCCAATTCTTTTGTAACTAGAGTGTATGGAGCTCATTATTTCCCACGGTCTGATATTTTGCAAGCAGAGTTTGGATATAATCCAAGTTATGTGTGGTGCAGTGTATGGGCTGCTATTCCCATTTTGAGATTTGGTTTAAGATGGAACGTTGGATCGGGAGCTTCTATTTCCATTTGGCAAGATCCATGGCTTCCTTCAGGTATGAATCCTTACGTAAGTTCAGTGGCTTCTGTGATATCTCATTATCAGTTGGTTTGTTAG
- the LOC110638053 gene encoding E4 SUMO-protein ligase PIAL1 isoform X1, producing the protein MEGLERAERSVPGDLSPGMAASLLVGKVADILALKMTSDQPTDPTQLSDLCIYLARVIDYAVAYNEVPPRAQELPFLLRQVYKQCDAFSIQAAVMVLMISVKNACKMGWFPDKDIVNLLTLAKEVGKIFTNVEDVNVEPNYAVSIISRIMDRFYPKIKMGHVLVSLKIKPGYRTIMTDFHILKKTLAPVQVEIGLFVAQIDNISTSSCIETPPQANFLLNGEGVLGRINISMDTGPQLPTNITTMLNHGMNFLQAVGQFDSDYIIVIAYIHQKSSSDTPELQNYVQPVAPSDSSSDVVAEPSQVSLNCPISKRRIRTPVKGHCCKHYQCFDYESFMILNSTRPSWCCPVCNQSVCCIDIRMDQNIAKILREVRENVVDVIVSADGSWKVVGSDDNIDQAYGRTQGCQGERPEVHGSSGFSSVPANVTDLKMKQADASHSMGTLESEGKERFQDNLFHFPVSENLVSSEANNPGGALQNAPVQIGESSKILSSMLSTPCSSAVPSPSMVGSTTAGISDFPHFTPTLPSAHTNFVSPVLNQESVFVIEGNQVPPSLSHDRVLDNNNVHLHQFRADSSIANNEYGKNANRVSVTTMNFPNQAQCSRPSEQMRNLISWMPNRASFASYQNMPLVPLDVGITCNGSTERGQQFGRVPVSSLPVSDVASSLTLNNLLTQNWEGSGSCRVSDQVVQQVLNGPTEVPFASSSSQSHRLPPCYQFTQHCSSSSMGANATCPSQNMFQAPQYSYLSSTRTTQATIPSQNTVHPSVEAQIQFHQRVSANQVAGTVNNNRPPQRTPSQPMSQMTRTPPFVAVQLQASGARYSLTHNTGAQHNRTTVERRSAVGTVQPVPVAETSGAFASTENWRPTGRMRGSLKGQAYAAALEQFMTRPTQPAQSSQNPSKLTTIPPTAQQMRGLATKRSNVRIN; encoded by the exons ATGGAGGGACTGGAAAGAGCAGAGAGGAGTGTACCAGGTGACCTGAGCCCTGGCATGGCCGCGTCGCTTTTGGTGGGGAAAGTGGCCGATATATTAGCGTTAAAAATGACTTCTGATCAGCCTACCGACCCCACTCAATTGTCCGATCTCTGCATTTATTTGGCAAG AGTCATCGATTATGCAGTTGCATACAATGAGGTACCACCAAGAGCTCAAGAACTGCCATTTTTGCTCAGACAG GTTTATAAGCAATGTGATGCTTTCTCCATTCAAGCAGCAGTCATGGTGCTTATGATTTCTGTCAAG AATGCTTGCAAGATGGGATGGTTTCCAGATAAAGATATTGTCAACCTTCTTACTCTGGCTAAGGAG GTCGGGAAAATTTTCACTAATGTTGAGGATGTGAATGTTGAACCCAACTATGCTGTTTCCATTATTTCAAGAATCATGGATAG ATTCTATCCAAAAATAAAAATGGGCCATGTGCTTGTGTCTCTTAAGATCAAG CCTGGATATAGAACTATTATGACAGACTTTCACATCTTAAAAAAGACTCTGGCTCCTGTGCAAGTGGAAATT GGCCTGTTTGTTGCTCAAATAGATAACATAAGCACATCCTCTTGTATTGAAACTCCACCTCAAGCAAA CTTTCTGCTAAATGGGGAGGGAGTACTGGGGAGGATTAATATTTCCATG GACACAGGACCACAGCTGCCAACAAATATTACTACAATGCTCAATCATGGAATGAATTTTTTGCAAGCTGTTGGACAGTTTGATA GTGACTATATCATTGTTATAGCCTACATCCATCAGAAGTCATCTTCTGATACTCCAGAGTTACAAAATTATGTTCAGCCAGTTGCTCCATCTGATTCCA GTTCTGATGTTGTGGCCGAACCATCACAGGTTTCTCTAAACTGCCCAATAAG TAAAAGACGTATCAGAACTCCTGTCAAGGGACATTGCTGCAAACATTATCAG TGTTTTGACTATGAGAGTTTCATGATACTAAACTCAACAAGGCCTTCATGGTGTTGCCCTGTTTGTAACCAGTCTGTCTGTTGCATAGACATACGCATGGATCAAAACATAGCCAAG ATCTTGAGGGAGGTTAGAGAGAATGTTGTTGATGTGATAGTCTCAGCAGATGGTTCTTGGAAGGTTGTTGGTAGTGATGACAATATAGATCAAGCATATGGCAGAACCCAAGGTTGTCAAGGAGAAAGGCCTGAAGTGCATGGTTCTAGTGGGTTTTCATCTGTCCCAGCCAATGTCACCGATCTTAAGATGAAACAGGCTGATGCTAGTCACAGTATGGGCACCCTGGAAAGTGAAGGCAAGGAACGTTTCCAGGATAATCTTTTCCATTTTCCTGTTTCTGAAAATCTTGTATCATCAGAAGCAAACAACCCAGGTGGCGCACTTCAAAATGCTCCTGTGCAAATAGGGGAAAGTTCAAAAATTCTATCATCAATGCTTTCTACTCCTTGTAGTTCAGCAGTCCCTAGTCCAAGCATGGTTGGCAGTACAACAGCTGGAATATCTGACTTTCCTCATTTCACTCCTACACTTCCATCTGCCCACACTAATTTTGTTTCTCCTGTATTGAATCAAGAATCTGTTTTTGTAATTGAAGGAAATCAGGTGCCCCCTTCTCTATCACATGACCGAGTTTTAGATAACAATAATGTCCACTTGCATCAGTTCAGGGCTGATAGCTCGATTGCAAATAATGAATATGGAAAAAATGCAAATAGAGTTTCAGTCACAACTATGAACTTCCCAAACCAAGCCCAGTGTTCAAGGCCATCTGAACAAATGAGAAATCTAATTTCCTGGATGCCAAATAGAGCCTCTTTTGCCTCTTACCAGAACATGCCTTTAGTGCCACTTGATGTTGGGATCACTTGCAATGGGAGCACAGAAAGAGGTCAACAGTTTGGTAGAGTGCCTGTAAGTTCTTTGCCAGTCTCAGATGTGGCTTCATCTTTGACACTAAATAATTTATTGACACAG AACTGGGAGGGTAGTGGAAGTTGCCGTGTTTCTGATCAAGTAGTCCAGCAGGTTCTCAATGGTCCCACAGAAGTTCCATTTGCTTCGAGCAGCTCCCAATCCCATAGACTGCCTCCATGCTACCAATTCACACAGCATTGCAGTTCTTCTAGCATGGGGGCAAATGCTACATGCCCCTCTCAAAATATGTTCCAAGCTCCACAGTATTCCTATCTTTCTAGCACAAGGACTACTCAAGCCACAATTCCATCTCAAAACACGGTCCATCCTTCAGTTGAGGCACAAATCCAGTTTCATCAAAGAGTTAGTGCCAATCAAGTGGCAGGTACTGTAAATAACAATCGACCTCCCCAAAGGACACCTTCACAACCAATGTCCCAGATGACAAGAACACCGCCATTTGTGGCAGTTCAACTCCAAGCATCTGGAGCAAGATACTCCTTGACTCATAACACGGGTGCTCAGCATAATAGAACAACTGTTGAGCGGAGGAGTGCTGTTGGGACTGTACAGCCAGTCCCAGTGGCTGAAACCTCGGGGGCATTTGCATCAACAGAAAACTGGCGGCCCACAGGCAGGATGAGGGGAAGCCTCAAAGGCCAGGCTTATGCTGCTGCTCTTGAGCAATTCATGACTCGACCAACCCAACCTGCTCAGTCATCTCAAAATCCATCCAAGCTCACAACAATTCCTCCCACTGCACAGCAAATGCGTGGACTTGCTACGAAAAGAAGCAATGTTCGTATAAATTAA
- the LOC110638053 gene encoding E4 SUMO-protein ligase PIAL1 isoform X2: protein MEGLERAERSVPGDLSPGMAASLLVGKVADILALKMTSDQPTDPTQLSDLCIYLARVIDYAVAYNEVPPRAQELPFLLRQVYKQCDAFSIQAAVMVLMISVKNACKMGWFPDKDIVNLLTLAKEGLFVAQIDNISTSSCIETPPQANFLLNGEGVLGRINISMDTGPQLPTNITTMLNHGMNFLQAVGQFDSDYIIVIAYIHQKSSSDTPELQNYVQPVAPSDSSSDVVAEPSQVSLNCPISKRRIRTPVKGHCCKHYQCFDYESFMILNSTRPSWCCPVCNQSVCCIDIRMDQNIAKILREVRENVVDVIVSADGSWKVVGSDDNIDQAYGRTQGCQGERPEVHGSSGFSSVPANVTDLKMKQADASHSMGTLESEGKERFQDNLFHFPVSENLVSSEANNPGGALQNAPVQIGESSKILSSMLSTPCSSAVPSPSMVGSTTAGISDFPHFTPTLPSAHTNFVSPVLNQESVFVIEGNQVPPSLSHDRVLDNNNVHLHQFRADSSIANNEYGKNANRVSVTTMNFPNQAQCSRPSEQMRNLISWMPNRASFASYQNMPLVPLDVGITCNGSTERGQQFGRVPVSSLPVSDVASSLTLNNLLTQNWEGSGSCRVSDQVVQQVLNGPTEVPFASSSSQSHRLPPCYQFTQHCSSSSMGANATCPSQNMFQAPQYSYLSSTRTTQATIPSQNTVHPSVEAQIQFHQRVSANQVAGTVNNNRPPQRTPSQPMSQMTRTPPFVAVQLQASGARYSLTHNTGAQHNRTTVERRSAVGTVQPVPVAETSGAFASTENWRPTGRMRGSLKGQAYAAALEQFMTRPTQPAQSSQNPSKLTTIPPTAQQMRGLATKRSNVRIN from the exons ATGGAGGGACTGGAAAGAGCAGAGAGGAGTGTACCAGGTGACCTGAGCCCTGGCATGGCCGCGTCGCTTTTGGTGGGGAAAGTGGCCGATATATTAGCGTTAAAAATGACTTCTGATCAGCCTACCGACCCCACTCAATTGTCCGATCTCTGCATTTATTTGGCAAG AGTCATCGATTATGCAGTTGCATACAATGAGGTACCACCAAGAGCTCAAGAACTGCCATTTTTGCTCAGACAG GTTTATAAGCAATGTGATGCTTTCTCCATTCAAGCAGCAGTCATGGTGCTTATGATTTCTGTCAAG AATGCTTGCAAGATGGGATGGTTTCCAGATAAAGATATTGTCAACCTTCTTACTCTGGCTAAGGAG GGCCTGTTTGTTGCTCAAATAGATAACATAAGCACATCCTCTTGTATTGAAACTCCACCTCAAGCAAA CTTTCTGCTAAATGGGGAGGGAGTACTGGGGAGGATTAATATTTCCATG GACACAGGACCACAGCTGCCAACAAATATTACTACAATGCTCAATCATGGAATGAATTTTTTGCAAGCTGTTGGACAGTTTGATA GTGACTATATCATTGTTATAGCCTACATCCATCAGAAGTCATCTTCTGATACTCCAGAGTTACAAAATTATGTTCAGCCAGTTGCTCCATCTGATTCCA GTTCTGATGTTGTGGCCGAACCATCACAGGTTTCTCTAAACTGCCCAATAAG TAAAAGACGTATCAGAACTCCTGTCAAGGGACATTGCTGCAAACATTATCAG TGTTTTGACTATGAGAGTTTCATGATACTAAACTCAACAAGGCCTTCATGGTGTTGCCCTGTTTGTAACCAGTCTGTCTGTTGCATAGACATACGCATGGATCAAAACATAGCCAAG ATCTTGAGGGAGGTTAGAGAGAATGTTGTTGATGTGATAGTCTCAGCAGATGGTTCTTGGAAGGTTGTTGGTAGTGATGACAATATAGATCAAGCATATGGCAGAACCCAAGGTTGTCAAGGAGAAAGGCCTGAAGTGCATGGTTCTAGTGGGTTTTCATCTGTCCCAGCCAATGTCACCGATCTTAAGATGAAACAGGCTGATGCTAGTCACAGTATGGGCACCCTGGAAAGTGAAGGCAAGGAACGTTTCCAGGATAATCTTTTCCATTTTCCTGTTTCTGAAAATCTTGTATCATCAGAAGCAAACAACCCAGGTGGCGCACTTCAAAATGCTCCTGTGCAAATAGGGGAAAGTTCAAAAATTCTATCATCAATGCTTTCTACTCCTTGTAGTTCAGCAGTCCCTAGTCCAAGCATGGTTGGCAGTACAACAGCTGGAATATCTGACTTTCCTCATTTCACTCCTACACTTCCATCTGCCCACACTAATTTTGTTTCTCCTGTATTGAATCAAGAATCTGTTTTTGTAATTGAAGGAAATCAGGTGCCCCCTTCTCTATCACATGACCGAGTTTTAGATAACAATAATGTCCACTTGCATCAGTTCAGGGCTGATAGCTCGATTGCAAATAATGAATATGGAAAAAATGCAAATAGAGTTTCAGTCACAACTATGAACTTCCCAAACCAAGCCCAGTGTTCAAGGCCATCTGAACAAATGAGAAATCTAATTTCCTGGATGCCAAATAGAGCCTCTTTTGCCTCTTACCAGAACATGCCTTTAGTGCCACTTGATGTTGGGATCACTTGCAATGGGAGCACAGAAAGAGGTCAACAGTTTGGTAGAGTGCCTGTAAGTTCTTTGCCAGTCTCAGATGTGGCTTCATCTTTGACACTAAATAATTTATTGACACAG AACTGGGAGGGTAGTGGAAGTTGCCGTGTTTCTGATCAAGTAGTCCAGCAGGTTCTCAATGGTCCCACAGAAGTTCCATTTGCTTCGAGCAGCTCCCAATCCCATAGACTGCCTCCATGCTACCAATTCACACAGCATTGCAGTTCTTCTAGCATGGGGGCAAATGCTACATGCCCCTCTCAAAATATGTTCCAAGCTCCACAGTATTCCTATCTTTCTAGCACAAGGACTACTCAAGCCACAATTCCATCTCAAAACACGGTCCATCCTTCAGTTGAGGCACAAATCCAGTTTCATCAAAGAGTTAGTGCCAATCAAGTGGCAGGTACTGTAAATAACAATCGACCTCCCCAAAGGACACCTTCACAACCAATGTCCCAGATGACAAGAACACCGCCATTTGTGGCAGTTCAACTCCAAGCATCTGGAGCAAGATACTCCTTGACTCATAACACGGGTGCTCAGCATAATAGAACAACTGTTGAGCGGAGGAGTGCTGTTGGGACTGTACAGCCAGTCCCAGTGGCTGAAACCTCGGGGGCATTTGCATCAACAGAAAACTGGCGGCCCACAGGCAGGATGAGGGGAAGCCTCAAAGGCCAGGCTTATGCTGCTGCTCTTGAGCAATTCATGACTCGACCAACCCAACCTGCTCAGTCATCTCAAAATCCATCCAAGCTCACAACAATTCCTCCCACTGCACAGCAAATGCGTGGACTTGCTACGAAAAGAAGCAATGTTCGTATAAATTAA
- the LOC110638053 gene encoding E4 SUMO-protein ligase PIAL1 isoform X3, with product MLARWDGFQIKILSTFLLWLRRFYPKIKMGHVLVSLKIKPGYRTIMTDFHILKKTLAPVQVEIGLFVAQIDNISTSSCIETPPQANFLLNGEGVLGRINISMDTGPQLPTNITTMLNHGMNFLQAVGQFDSDYIIVIAYIHQKSSSDTPELQNYVQPVAPSDSSSDVVAEPSQVSLNCPISKRRIRTPVKGHCCKHYQCFDYESFMILNSTRPSWCCPVCNQSVCCIDIRMDQNIAKILREVRENVVDVIVSADGSWKVVGSDDNIDQAYGRTQGCQGERPEVHGSSGFSSVPANVTDLKMKQADASHSMGTLESEGKERFQDNLFHFPVSENLVSSEANNPGGALQNAPVQIGESSKILSSMLSTPCSSAVPSPSMVGSTTAGISDFPHFTPTLPSAHTNFVSPVLNQESVFVIEGNQVPPSLSHDRVLDNNNVHLHQFRADSSIANNEYGKNANRVSVTTMNFPNQAQCSRPSEQMRNLISWMPNRASFASYQNMPLVPLDVGITCNGSTERGQQFGRVPVSSLPVSDVASSLTLNNLLTQNWEGSGSCRVSDQVVQQVLNGPTEVPFASSSSQSHRLPPCYQFTQHCSSSSMGANATCPSQNMFQAPQYSYLSSTRTTQATIPSQNTVHPSVEAQIQFHQRVSANQVAGTVNNNRPPQRTPSQPMSQMTRTPPFVAVQLQASGARYSLTHNTGAQHNRTTVERRSAVGTVQPVPVAETSGAFASTENWRPTGRMRGSLKGQAYAAALEQFMTRPTQPAQSSQNPSKLTTIPPTAQQMRGLATKRSNVRIN from the exons ATGCTTGCAAGATGGGATGGTTTCCAGATAAAGATATTGTCAACCTTCTTACTCTGGCTAAGGAG ATTCTATCCAAAAATAAAAATGGGCCATGTGCTTGTGTCTCTTAAGATCAAG CCTGGATATAGAACTATTATGACAGACTTTCACATCTTAAAAAAGACTCTGGCTCCTGTGCAAGTGGAAATT GGCCTGTTTGTTGCTCAAATAGATAACATAAGCACATCCTCTTGTATTGAAACTCCACCTCAAGCAAA CTTTCTGCTAAATGGGGAGGGAGTACTGGGGAGGATTAATATTTCCATG GACACAGGACCACAGCTGCCAACAAATATTACTACAATGCTCAATCATGGAATGAATTTTTTGCAAGCTGTTGGACAGTTTGATA GTGACTATATCATTGTTATAGCCTACATCCATCAGAAGTCATCTTCTGATACTCCAGAGTTACAAAATTATGTTCAGCCAGTTGCTCCATCTGATTCCA GTTCTGATGTTGTGGCCGAACCATCACAGGTTTCTCTAAACTGCCCAATAAG TAAAAGACGTATCAGAACTCCTGTCAAGGGACATTGCTGCAAACATTATCAG TGTTTTGACTATGAGAGTTTCATGATACTAAACTCAACAAGGCCTTCATGGTGTTGCCCTGTTTGTAACCAGTCTGTCTGTTGCATAGACATACGCATGGATCAAAACATAGCCAAG ATCTTGAGGGAGGTTAGAGAGAATGTTGTTGATGTGATAGTCTCAGCAGATGGTTCTTGGAAGGTTGTTGGTAGTGATGACAATATAGATCAAGCATATGGCAGAACCCAAGGTTGTCAAGGAGAAAGGCCTGAAGTGCATGGTTCTAGTGGGTTTTCATCTGTCCCAGCCAATGTCACCGATCTTAAGATGAAACAGGCTGATGCTAGTCACAGTATGGGCACCCTGGAAAGTGAAGGCAAGGAACGTTTCCAGGATAATCTTTTCCATTTTCCTGTTTCTGAAAATCTTGTATCATCAGAAGCAAACAACCCAGGTGGCGCACTTCAAAATGCTCCTGTGCAAATAGGGGAAAGTTCAAAAATTCTATCATCAATGCTTTCTACTCCTTGTAGTTCAGCAGTCCCTAGTCCAAGCATGGTTGGCAGTACAACAGCTGGAATATCTGACTTTCCTCATTTCACTCCTACACTTCCATCTGCCCACACTAATTTTGTTTCTCCTGTATTGAATCAAGAATCTGTTTTTGTAATTGAAGGAAATCAGGTGCCCCCTTCTCTATCACATGACCGAGTTTTAGATAACAATAATGTCCACTTGCATCAGTTCAGGGCTGATAGCTCGATTGCAAATAATGAATATGGAAAAAATGCAAATAGAGTTTCAGTCACAACTATGAACTTCCCAAACCAAGCCCAGTGTTCAAGGCCATCTGAACAAATGAGAAATCTAATTTCCTGGATGCCAAATAGAGCCTCTTTTGCCTCTTACCAGAACATGCCTTTAGTGCCACTTGATGTTGGGATCACTTGCAATGGGAGCACAGAAAGAGGTCAACAGTTTGGTAGAGTGCCTGTAAGTTCTTTGCCAGTCTCAGATGTGGCTTCATCTTTGACACTAAATAATTTATTGACACAG AACTGGGAGGGTAGTGGAAGTTGCCGTGTTTCTGATCAAGTAGTCCAGCAGGTTCTCAATGGTCCCACAGAAGTTCCATTTGCTTCGAGCAGCTCCCAATCCCATAGACTGCCTCCATGCTACCAATTCACACAGCATTGCAGTTCTTCTAGCATGGGGGCAAATGCTACATGCCCCTCTCAAAATATGTTCCAAGCTCCACAGTATTCCTATCTTTCTAGCACAAGGACTACTCAAGCCACAATTCCATCTCAAAACACGGTCCATCCTTCAGTTGAGGCACAAATCCAGTTTCATCAAAGAGTTAGTGCCAATCAAGTGGCAGGTACTGTAAATAACAATCGACCTCCCCAAAGGACACCTTCACAACCAATGTCCCAGATGACAAGAACACCGCCATTTGTGGCAGTTCAACTCCAAGCATCTGGAGCAAGATACTCCTTGACTCATAACACGGGTGCTCAGCATAATAGAACAACTGTTGAGCGGAGGAGTGCTGTTGGGACTGTACAGCCAGTCCCAGTGGCTGAAACCTCGGGGGCATTTGCATCAACAGAAAACTGGCGGCCCACAGGCAGGATGAGGGGAAGCCTCAAAGGCCAGGCTTATGCTGCTGCTCTTGAGCAATTCATGACTCGACCAACCCAACCTGCTCAGTCATCTCAAAATCCATCCAAGCTCACAACAATTCCTCCCACTGCACAGCAAATGCGTGGACTTGCTACGAAAAGAAGCAATGTTCGTATAAATTAA